A region from the Microbacterium lacus genome encodes:
- the gltX gene encoding glutamate--tRNA ligase produces the protein MSTPDPRTTTASGSDVRVRFCPSPTGLPHVGLIRTVLFNWAYARHNGGTLVFRIEDTDAARDSEESYQQLLDALRWLEIDWDEGVEIGGPHAPYRQSQRHDIYFDVLEKLKATGAVYESYSTPEEIDARNVANGRAKQLGYDNFDRDLTEDQKAAFRAEGREPAWRVRVPDEDLTYVDLIRGEVTFPAGSFPDFVIVRAGGVPLYPFVNPVDDALMGITHVIRGEDLMPSTARQLALYRALVDAGVTEFIPRFAHMPLVLGDEGNKKLSKRDPKADLFLQRERGFIREGLLNYLSLLGWSLSHDRDVFSLDELVAAFDIADVNPNPARFDQKKAESINGDHIRMLEPEDFARRLVPYLASAGVVSYPPTIPQGELLAQAAPLIQERLQLLGDAPGLLGFLFTDDVVYADDALAALPENTGLVLAASVSALELIPEADFTAAAVQEALSGALIDGLGLKPRVAYGPLRVAVSGRRVSPPLFESMELLGKAESLRRLAALEAFRAG, from the coding sequence ATGTCTACTCCCGATCCTCGCACCACGACCGCTTCCGGCTCCGACGTCCGGGTCCGCTTCTGCCCGAGCCCGACGGGACTGCCGCACGTCGGTCTCATCCGCACCGTGCTGTTCAACTGGGCCTACGCCCGTCACAACGGCGGCACGCTCGTGTTCCGCATCGAGGACACGGACGCCGCGCGCGACAGCGAGGAGAGCTATCAGCAGCTTCTCGATGCGCTGCGGTGGCTCGAGATCGACTGGGACGAGGGCGTGGAGATCGGGGGACCGCACGCGCCCTACCGGCAGTCCCAGCGTCACGACATCTACTTCGACGTGCTCGAGAAGCTCAAGGCGACGGGAGCGGTGTACGAGAGCTATTCGACGCCCGAGGAGATCGATGCCCGCAACGTGGCGAACGGGCGCGCGAAGCAGCTCGGCTACGACAACTTCGATCGCGACCTCACCGAGGACCAGAAGGCGGCCTTCCGTGCCGAAGGTCGCGAGCCCGCGTGGCGGGTTCGCGTCCCCGACGAGGATCTGACCTACGTCGACCTGATCCGCGGAGAAGTCACCTTCCCGGCAGGATCGTTCCCGGACTTCGTGATCGTCCGGGCGGGAGGGGTACCGCTGTACCCGTTCGTGAACCCGGTCGACGACGCGCTCATGGGCATCACGCACGTGATCCGCGGCGAGGACCTCATGCCCTCGACGGCCCGTCAGCTGGCGCTGTACCGCGCGCTCGTGGATGCCGGCGTCACGGAGTTCATCCCTCGTTTCGCGCACATGCCGCTCGTGTTGGGCGACGAGGGGAACAAGAAGCTCTCCAAGCGCGACCCGAAGGCCGACCTCTTCCTCCAGCGTGAGCGCGGTTTCATCCGCGAAGGACTGCTGAACTACCTCTCGCTGCTGGGCTGGTCGCTCTCCCATGACCGCGACGTCTTCTCGCTCGATGAGCTCGTCGCCGCGTTCGACATCGCTGACGTGAATCCGAATCCGGCCCGGTTCGACCAGAAGAAGGCCGAGTCGATCAACGGCGACCACATCCGGATGCTGGAGCCGGAGGACTTCGCGCGCCGACTCGTCCCGTATCTGGCGTCCGCCGGCGTCGTGAGCTACCCGCCGACGATCCCTCAGGGCGAGCTCCTCGCGCAGGCCGCGCCGCTCATCCAGGAGCGCCTCCAGCTCCTCGGCGATGCGCCGGGTCTCCTCGGCTTCCTCTTCACGGACGACGTCGTCTATGCGGACGACGCGCTGGCCGCCCTGCCCGAGAACACCGGGCTCGTGCTGGCCGCCTCCGTGAGCGCGCTCGAGCTCATCCCCGAAGCCGACTTCACCGCGGCGGCCGTCCAGGAGGCGCTCTCCGGTGCGCTGATCGACGGGCTCGGGCTCAAGCCGCGAGTCGCGTACGGCCCGTTGCGGGTGGCGGTCAGCGGCCGGCGCGTCTCGCCGCCGTTGTTCGAGTCAATGGAGTTGTTGGGCAAAGCGGAGTCGCTCCGACGACTCGCCGCGCTCGAGGCGTTCCGCGCGGGCTGA
- a CDS encoding TetR/AcrR family transcriptional regulator, with protein MSRPPHARESVLDAFEAILIEDGERSATMDATARAAGVSKGGLLYHFGSKDALERGVIERLDLLVSDDITQMSSAPDGPISYFLRSSIMQNDPLDRAILATSRLAQGGNAAASTALREVRERWGDALRPHTRDAASLDLVMLVSDGLYFNNALAGGSIPGPVPRGPEMDALIALVERAAKR; from the coding sequence ATGAGCCGTCCCCCGCATGCCCGAGAGAGCGTGCTCGACGCCTTCGAGGCGATCCTGATCGAAGACGGTGAGCGCTCCGCCACGATGGACGCGACCGCCCGCGCGGCCGGCGTCTCCAAGGGCGGACTGCTGTATCACTTCGGGTCGAAGGACGCGCTCGAGCGCGGCGTCATCGAGCGGCTCGATCTGCTCGTCAGCGATGACATCACGCAGATGTCGTCCGCCCCCGACGGGCCGATCTCGTACTTCCTGCGATCCTCGATCATGCAGAACGATCCGCTGGACCGCGCGATCCTCGCGACGTCGCGGCTCGCCCAGGGCGGGAACGCGGCGGCGAGCACCGCGCTGCGTGAGGTGCGGGAACGCTGGGGCGACGCGCTGCGACCGCACACGAGGGATGCCGCATCCCTCGACCTCGTGATGCTCGTCAGCGACGGGCTCTATTTCAACAATGCCCTGGCCGGTGGCTCGATACCCGGCCCGGTGCCCCGTGGACCCGAGATGGACGCACTGATCGCCCTGGTGGAGCGCGCCGCGAAGCGCTGA
- a CDS encoding LysR family transcriptional regulator codes for MTDALDVDVQSLRVLKAIADEGSLTAAAAALGYSQPAVSQQVKRLEQRLGLAVIERAGRRVRLTEAGRVLARHASAVTSALDAAAGELAELQGLRAGRVRMVGFPSASPGVIPRLLADLGERRPGITITYVEAEPPEAVAAVREDRADIALTFSYPGDRSDPHGASARGLSVRTIGTDDLVAVLPEGHPAAAAAAVDVSLLADENWIAGCPRCRGHLLELCGRAGFTPRIGFETDNFVAVEGLVAQGIGVATLPRMAIESFPRMPGVRTVALPAQEARTLHVVTAYRADRVPAIRSALDALDRVLAPVGHGAAN; via the coding sequence ATGACTGATGCCCTCGATGTGGACGTGCAGTCGCTTCGGGTGCTCAAGGCGATCGCCGATGAAGGGTCTCTGACCGCGGCGGCAGCGGCCCTCGGCTACAGTCAGCCCGCCGTCAGTCAGCAGGTCAAGCGGCTCGAGCAGCGGCTGGGGCTCGCGGTGATCGAGCGCGCCGGCCGCCGGGTGCGGCTCACGGAGGCGGGGCGCGTGCTGGCCCGCCACGCCTCGGCCGTCACGAGTGCCCTGGACGCCGCAGCGGGCGAGCTCGCCGAGCTGCAGGGTCTGCGCGCGGGACGCGTCCGCATGGTGGGGTTCCCGTCGGCGTCGCCGGGGGTCATTCCGCGCCTCCTCGCCGATCTGGGCGAACGCCGCCCGGGCATCACGATCACCTATGTCGAAGCCGAGCCGCCCGAGGCGGTCGCCGCCGTCCGTGAGGATCGCGCCGACATCGCGCTGACATTCAGCTATCCCGGCGACCGGAGCGATCCCCACGGGGCCAGCGCACGGGGGCTGTCGGTGCGCACGATCGGCACCGACGATCTGGTCGCGGTGCTGCCGGAGGGGCACCCGGCGGCCGCCGCCGCCGCTGTGGATGTGTCCCTCCTCGCGGACGAGAACTGGATCGCCGGCTGCCCGCGGTGTCGTGGCCATCTGCTCGAGCTGTGCGGACGTGCCGGATTCACTCCGCGCATCGGCTTCGAAACCGACAACTTCGTGGCCGTCGAAGGGCTCGTGGCGCAGGGTATCGGCGTCGCCACCCTTCCCCGGATGGCGATCGAGTCGTTCCCCCGCATGCCGGGCGTCCGCACGGTCGCGCTCCCGGCGCAGGAGGCGCGGACGCTCCACGTGGTCACGGCGTACCGCGCTGATCGGGTGCCGGCGATCCGCAGTGCGCTCGACGCGCTGGATCGTGTCCTCGCCCCGGTGGGGCACGGCGCGGCGAACTAA
- a CDS encoding aminotransferase class V-fold PLP-dependent enzyme, whose translation MTALAPPDLLSVRAEFTGGRSYLAACTLGLPTRASRAAMIADLDAAASGRACAVAYSAVVERTRGHFARLVDTDPARIAIGSQTSVLAGLIAAAVPDGAEVLCADGDFASMVQPFAHAGRGIRLRTAPVHELADAITADTWLVAYSIVQSATGEVADAEGISAAAHRHGARTLCDATQAIGWLPVNAKDHDALICHAYKWLCAPRGVAFLAISEEFAAAVPPIFAGWYSAADPWTSCYGSAGALADDATRFDVSPAWQAFVGAEPVLELFAATDRAALYAHATQLATAFRLGMGLDLPERPSAIVTWVDAAGADLKRLTDAGITASGRAGRARVAFHVFNDRDDVDAALSALGR comes from the coding sequence ATGACCGCTCTCGCCCCTCCCGACCTGCTCTCCGTGCGCGCGGAGTTCACCGGTGGGCGGTCGTACCTCGCGGCGTGCACGCTGGGCCTGCCGACACGGGCGAGCCGCGCTGCGATGATCGCCGACCTCGATGCCGCGGCGTCCGGTCGCGCGTGCGCGGTGGCGTACTCCGCCGTGGTGGAGCGCACGCGCGGCCACTTCGCGCGACTGGTCGATACGGACCCCGCGCGCATCGCGATCGGATCGCAGACCTCGGTGCTCGCGGGTCTGATCGCCGCCGCGGTGCCGGACGGCGCCGAGGTGCTGTGCGCCGACGGCGACTTCGCGTCGATGGTGCAGCCGTTCGCACACGCCGGGCGCGGCATCCGGCTGCGCACCGCGCCGGTGCACGAGCTCGCCGACGCGATCACCGCCGACACATGGCTCGTGGCGTACTCGATCGTGCAGTCCGCGACGGGCGAGGTGGCCGATGCGGAGGGGATCTCCGCCGCCGCACACCGGCACGGAGCACGCACGCTGTGCGATGCGACGCAGGCGATCGGCTGGCTTCCCGTGAACGCGAAGGACCACGACGCGCTCATCTGCCACGCGTACAAGTGGCTCTGCGCACCGCGGGGAGTGGCGTTCCTCGCGATCAGCGAGGAGTTCGCCGCGGCGGTGCCTCCGATCTTCGCGGGCTGGTATTCCGCCGCAGACCCGTGGACCTCGTGCTACGGGTCAGCCGGCGCCCTCGCGGACGACGCCACGCGCTTCGACGTCTCCCCCGCGTGGCAGGCCTTCGTGGGCGCCGAACCCGTCCTCGAGCTCTTCGCCGCGACGGATCGCGCCGCCCTGTACGCGCACGCGACGCAACTCGCGACCGCCTTCCGCCTCGGGATGGGTCTCGATCTCCCCGAGCGCCCGAGCGCGATCGTCACGTGGGTCGACGCCGCCGGGGCGGATCTGAAAAGGCTCACGGATGCCGGCATCACGGCATCGGGTCGCGCGGGACGCGCGCGCGTGGCCTTCCACGTCTTCAACGACCGCGACGACGTCGACGCCGCCCTCAGCGCGCTCGGCCGCTGA
- a CDS encoding MFS transporter encodes MTDTLTRIPTTAAPRVGWRGWAALVVLMLPVLLVSVDNTVLSFALPQIALDLEPTATQQLWIIDAYPLVLASLLVTMGVLGDRFGRRRMLLIGATGFGVVSALAAFAPSAEWLIAARAAMGVFGAMLMPSTLSLLRSIFTNRDQRRLAIAVWAAGFSAGAALGPVVGGILLEHFAWGAVFLMAVPVLVPLLILVPILVPESRDPNPGRFDPISVALSLLTMVPIVYAIKEFAVHGTETAIPFVLVVVGILFGVLFVRRQNRLETPMLDMALFRTPSFSGSILVNLLSVIALVGFLYFVAQHLQLVVGLSPLDAGLALVPGLLAMIVAGIGVVPIAKRVAPRLVVPIALLFSIAGYLLVAVSAQTGALAVLIVAFIALGIGIGAAETVSNELILASAPPAKAGAASAVSETAYELGAVLGTTIIGGLLAAFYRANLVLPDGLPATISEAARETLAGAVAGAATLDEALGDALREAAAHAFDAGVGVTALIGAGLIVIAAVIAAVTLGGRPHRERVEH; translated from the coding sequence ATGACGGACACACTGACCAGGATTCCGACGACGGCGGCACCGCGCGTCGGATGGCGCGGCTGGGCCGCCCTGGTCGTGCTCATGCTGCCGGTCCTGCTCGTCTCCGTCGACAACACGGTGCTGAGCTTCGCCCTTCCGCAGATCGCGCTCGACCTCGAACCGACCGCGACGCAGCAGCTGTGGATCATCGACGCCTACCCGCTCGTGCTCGCGAGTCTGCTCGTGACGATGGGCGTGCTGGGGGACCGCTTCGGCCGCCGCCGGATGCTTCTGATCGGCGCGACCGGGTTCGGCGTCGTCTCGGCGCTCGCGGCCTTCGCGCCCAGCGCCGAGTGGCTGATCGCCGCGCGCGCGGCGATGGGCGTGTTCGGGGCCATGCTCATGCCCTCGACGCTCTCGCTCCTGCGGAGCATCTTCACGAACCGCGATCAGCGCCGCCTCGCGATCGCGGTGTGGGCTGCCGGCTTCTCGGCCGGTGCGGCCCTCGGTCCGGTCGTCGGCGGCATCCTGCTCGAGCACTTCGCGTGGGGAGCTGTGTTCCTCATGGCCGTGCCCGTGCTGGTGCCGCTGCTGATCCTCGTGCCGATCCTGGTGCCGGAGAGCCGCGACCCGAACCCCGGTCGCTTCGACCCGATCAGTGTCGCGCTGTCGCTGCTGACGATGGTGCCGATCGTCTACGCGATCAAGGAATTCGCGGTGCACGGCACGGAGACCGCGATCCCGTTCGTGCTCGTCGTGGTCGGCATCCTGTTCGGCGTGCTCTTCGTCCGTCGCCAGAACCGGCTCGAGACGCCCATGCTCGACATGGCGCTGTTCCGCACGCCGAGCTTCTCCGGCTCGATCCTGGTGAACCTGCTGAGCGTGATCGCGCTCGTCGGCTTCCTCTACTTCGTCGCCCAGCACCTGCAGCTCGTGGTCGGGCTCTCGCCGCTGGATGCCGGACTTGCCCTCGTGCCCGGCCTGCTCGCGATGATCGTCGCGGGGATCGGCGTCGTCCCGATCGCGAAGCGCGTCGCCCCGCGGCTCGTGGTGCCGATCGCGCTGCTGTTCTCGATCGCCGGCTACCTCCTGGTCGCGGTGAGCGCGCAGACGGGTGCCCTCGCGGTGCTGATCGTCGCGTTCATCGCCCTCGGCATCGGCATTGGCGCTGCGGAGACGGTCTCGAACGAGCTCATCCTCGCCAGCGCCCCGCCCGCGAAGGCCGGCGCCGCCAGTGCCGTCTCTGAGACGGCGTACGAGCTCGGGGCGGTCCTCGGAACGACGATCATCGGTGGGCTCCTCGCCGCGTTCTACCGTGCGAACCTCGTGCTGCCCGACGGCCTGCCCGCGACGATCTCCGAAGCCGCGCGCGAGACGCTCGCGGGCGCGGTCGCCGGTGCGGCCACGCTCGACGAGGCTCTCGGCGACGCGCTCCGAGAGGCCGCGGCACACGCGTTCGACGCGGGCGTCGGGGTGACCGCGCTGATCGGCGCCGGTCTGATCGTGATCGCCGCGGTCATCGCCGCGGTGACCCTGGGCGGTCGCCCGCACCGCGAGCGCGTGGAGCACTGA
- a CDS encoding branched-chain amino acid aminotransferase codes for MTLIGTDPDTGLAPLQFAVTKNLAAKSPAERDAILANPGFGQHFTDHMVDICWSTGGGWHRPRVQPYGPITLDPSAAVLHYGQEIFEGIKAYRHADGSIHTFRPDQNGRRLQRSARRLALPELPVTYFIQSLREIIKADGAWVPSGEDQSLYLRPFMFAKEAFLGVRPAHKVAYYVIASPAGAYFHGGVNPVSIWLSEDYARAGKGGTGAAKTGGNYAASLLPQSEAYENECDQVVFLDADRNVEELGGMNVVFVYKDGTIVTPQSPSILEGITRDSILQLAKDRGHKVEGRAVSLDEWRRGVASGDIVEVFACGTAAVVTPIGVLKGADFFDEQPTGTLALELRKELTDIQYGRVEDRHGWLLRLDE; via the coding sequence ATGACACTCATCGGAACCGACCCCGACACGGGCCTTGCCCCGCTGCAGTTCGCCGTGACGAAGAACCTCGCCGCGAAGAGCCCGGCAGAGCGGGACGCGATCCTCGCGAATCCCGGATTCGGCCAGCACTTCACCGACCACATGGTCGACATCTGCTGGTCCACCGGCGGCGGGTGGCACCGTCCGCGCGTCCAGCCCTACGGCCCGATCACCCTCGACCCTTCCGCCGCGGTCCTGCACTACGGGCAGGAGATCTTCGAGGGCATCAAGGCCTATCGGCACGCCGACGGATCGATCCACACGTTCCGACCGGATCAGAACGGCCGCCGACTGCAGCGATCCGCCCGGCGTCTCGCTCTTCCCGAGCTTCCGGTGACGTACTTCATCCAGTCGCTCCGCGAGATCATCAAGGCCGATGGCGCGTGGGTGCCGTCGGGCGAGGACCAGAGCCTGTACCTGCGCCCGTTCATGTTCGCGAAGGAGGCGTTCCTCGGCGTCCGCCCGGCGCACAAGGTCGCGTACTACGTGATCGCCTCGCCCGCTGGGGCCTACTTCCACGGGGGCGTGAACCCGGTGAGCATCTGGCTGAGCGAGGACTACGCGCGCGCCGGGAAGGGCGGCACGGGCGCGGCCAAGACCGGTGGCAACTACGCCGCTTCGCTCCTCCCGCAGTCCGAGGCGTACGAGAACGAGTGCGACCAGGTGGTGTTCCTGGACGCGGACCGCAACGTGGAGGAGCTCGGCGGCATGAACGTCGTGTTCGTCTACAAGGACGGCACGATCGTCACCCCGCAGTCCCCGTCGATCCTCGAAGGCATCACGCGCGACTCGATCCTGCAGCTCGCGAAGGATCGCGGCCACAAGGTGGAGGGACGTGCGGTCTCGCTCGACGAGTGGCGCCGGGGTGTCGCCTCCGGCGACATCGTCGAGGTGTTCGCGTGCGGCACGGCCGCCGTCGTGACGCCGATCGGCGTGCTCAAGGGCGCCGACTTCTTCGACGAGCAGCCCACCGGCACACTGGCCCTCGAGCTGCGCAAGGAGCTCACGGACATCCAGTACGGGCGCGTCGAGGACCGTCACGGCTGGCTGCTTCGTCTGGACGAGTGA
- a CDS encoding fumarylacetoacetate hydrolase family protein — protein MKIARFSHQDTIRFGIVDETDVVVLDGDPMFAGFDTTGERIPLADIALLAPVIPRSKVVAVGRNYRAHAEELGNEVPAEPMLFFKPNTSVIGPGDTIVRPRQSQFTSFEGELAVVIGSIAKNVAAERASEVIFGYTIANDVTARDLQKTDGQWARAKGFDTFCPLGPVIETEFDPASATVQTRLNGQTVQDAPLTDMIHSIGDIIAFASAAFTLLPGDVILTGTPSGVGAFVAGDTIEVEIDGLGILRNTARDA, from the coding sequence GTGAAGATCGCTCGATTCAGCCACCAGGACACCATCCGCTTCGGAATCGTCGACGAGACGGACGTCGTCGTCCTGGACGGCGACCCGATGTTCGCGGGGTTCGACACGACCGGTGAACGGATTCCGCTCGCGGACATCGCCTTGCTCGCACCGGTGATCCCGCGGTCGAAGGTCGTGGCCGTCGGGCGCAACTATCGCGCGCACGCGGAAGAGCTCGGCAACGAGGTCCCCGCGGAGCCGATGCTGTTCTTCAAACCCAATACGTCGGTGATCGGACCCGGGGACACGATCGTGCGCCCCCGGCAGTCGCAGTTCACCTCGTTCGAAGGGGAGCTCGCGGTCGTGATCGGCTCGATCGCGAAGAACGTCGCCGCCGAACGCGCGTCCGAGGTGATCTTCGGCTACACGATCGCGAACGACGTGACCGCCCGCGATCTGCAGAAGACCGACGGGCAGTGGGCACGCGCGAAGGGCTTCGACACGTTCTGTCCGCTCGGACCGGTCATCGAGACCGAGTTCGATCCCGCCTCGGCCACTGTGCAGACGCGCCTGAACGGGCAGACCGTGCAGGACGCGCCGCTCACGGACATGATCCACTCGATCGGCGACATCATCGCCTTCGCGTCGGCGGCCTTCACCCTGCTCCCGGGCGACGTGATCCTCACCGGCACGCCCTCCGGCGTCGGCGCCTTCGTGGCCGGCGACACGATCGAGGTCGAGATCGACGGGCTCGGCATCCTCCGCAACACCGCGCGCGACGCGTGA
- a CDS encoding aminoglycoside phosphotransferase family protein, whose amino-acid sequence MPDKPAAEIRIDAELVRELLQEQAPQLAGAADEGLRHVADGWDCAVWRLGDDLAVRLPRRAMAAPLILHEQQVLPGIARRLAPAGLGVPVPLVTGRPARRYPWAWSIVPWFAGDTGLVVPRVRRIGWAAPLARAVRLLHTPAAPGFPPNPVRGVALRTRAAAVHARVDALKGQVAADALARLALIWDAALRAPAWSDGPVWIHGDLHPGNLVARGGRLVAMIDFGDVTAGDPAYDLSVAWMAFDRDGRTAFRAELSDRYDEATWTRAKGWAAAVALMLLGQSDDDPPYAELGAEAVAELVAAED is encoded by the coding sequence ATGCCCGACAAGCCGGCCGCGGAGATCCGGATCGATGCGGAGCTCGTCCGCGAACTCCTGCAGGAGCAGGCACCCCAGCTCGCCGGCGCCGCAGACGAGGGCCTCCGTCACGTCGCGGACGGGTGGGACTGCGCGGTCTGGCGTCTCGGCGACGATCTCGCCGTCCGCCTGCCGCGGCGCGCCATGGCCGCACCGCTGATCCTGCACGAACAGCAGGTGCTGCCCGGGATCGCGCGCCGCCTCGCTCCCGCCGGCCTCGGAGTTCCCGTCCCACTCGTGACGGGTCGCCCGGCAAGGCGCTACCCCTGGGCGTGGTCGATCGTGCCGTGGTTCGCGGGCGACACCGGGCTCGTCGTCCCGCGCGTCCGACGCATCGGCTGGGCCGCACCGCTCGCGCGGGCCGTCCGGCTGCTGCACACTCCGGCTGCGCCCGGGTTTCCGCCGAACCCCGTCCGCGGCGTCGCACTGCGGACCCGCGCCGCGGCCGTGCACGCCCGGGTGGATGCCCTGAAGGGTCAGGTCGCTGCCGACGCGCTGGCGCGGCTCGCTCTGATCTGGGATGCCGCACTGCGGGCCCCCGCGTGGTCGGACGGCCCGGTATGGATCCACGGCGATCTGCATCCCGGCAACCTCGTCGCCCGCGGCGGACGACTCGTCGCGATGATCGACTTCGGAGACGTCACGGCGGGCGACCCGGCGTACGACCTCTCGGTGGCCTGGATGGCGTTTGACCGGGACGGGCGGACCGCGTTCCGCGCCGAGCTGTCGGATCGGTACGACGAAGCGACGTGGACCCGGGCGAAAGGATGGGCGGCCGCCGTGGCGCTCATGCTGCTCGGTCAGAGCGACGACGATCCGCCGTACGCCGAGCTCGGCGCCGAGGCCGTCGCCGAGCTCGTCGCGGCGGAGGACTGA
- a CDS encoding 3-isopropylmalate dehydrogenase, whose product MHPERTVKLAVIPGDGIGPEVIAEAVKVLDAVTAGSGIRFDRTTFSLGAARYLETGDTLTDADLSAIAEHDAILLGAVGGVPGDARLKNANIERGLLLKLRFALDHYVNLRPSKLYPGAPGPLADPGEIDFVVVREGTEGPYVGNGGSIRTGTAHEIANETSVNTAYGIERVVRYAFDLAERRRKKLTLVHKTNVLVHAGGMWQRIVNEVAGEHPDVAVDYLHVDAATIFLVTNPSRFDVIVTDNLFGDILTDLAGAVTGGIGLAASGNINPDGAFPSMFEPVHGSAPDIAGQQKADPTAAILSVSLLLDHLGLREEAERVTRAVEDDIQARDAASRPTAHIGDAIVARLQA is encoded by the coding sequence ATGCACCCCGAACGCACCGTGAAGCTCGCCGTCATCCCGGGTGACGGCATCGGACCCGAGGTGATCGCCGAGGCCGTGAAGGTCCTCGACGCGGTCACCGCAGGCTCCGGCATCCGCTTCGACAGGACGACGTTCTCGCTCGGCGCCGCGCGCTACCTCGAGACCGGCGACACGCTGACGGATGCCGACCTCTCGGCGATCGCCGAGCACGACGCGATCCTGCTCGGCGCCGTCGGGGGAGTGCCCGGCGACGCGCGCCTGAAGAACGCGAACATCGAGCGCGGGTTGCTGCTGAAGCTGCGCTTCGCGCTCGATCACTACGTCAATCTGCGCCCGTCGAAGCTCTACCCCGGCGCTCCCGGACCGCTCGCCGACCCCGGTGAGATCGACTTCGTCGTCGTCCGCGAGGGCACGGAAGGCCCGTATGTCGGCAACGGCGGCTCGATCCGCACGGGAACCGCGCACGAGATCGCGAACGAGACGTCGGTGAACACCGCGTACGGGATCGAGCGGGTCGTGCGGTACGCCTTCGACCTCGCCGAGCGGCGCCGCAAGAAGCTCACGCTCGTGCACAAGACGAACGTGCTCGTGCACGCGGGCGGCATGTGGCAGCGCATCGTGAACGAGGTGGCGGGGGAGCACCCCGATGTCGCGGTAGATTATCTGCACGTCGACGCGGCGACGATCTTCCTGGTCACAAACCCGTCCCGCTTCGACGTCATCGTCACCGACAACCTCTTCGGCGACATCCTGACAGACCTGGCCGGCGCCGTCACCGGTGGCATCGGTCTCGCCGCTTCCGGGAACATCAATCCGGACGGCGCGTTCCCGTCGATGTTCGAGCCCGTCCATGGCTCGGCGCCGGACATCGCGGGTCAGCAGAAGGCCGATCCCACCGCCGCCATCCTCTCCGTCTCGCTCCTGCTCGACCACCTCGGGCTGCGCGAGGAGGCCGAGCGCGTCACCCGCGCCGTCGAGGACGACATTCAGGCGCGGGATGCCGCTTCCCGACCCACCGCGCACATCGGCGACGCGATCGTGGCACGGCTGCAGGCGTAG
- a CDS encoding MFS transporter — MGESAPLGAEDLARIQRRTVWVLSIAQVLGGLAFGATISLGAVLAADISGDEAFSGLAAAAVTFGTALIAIPLARLARSRGRRLSLTGGMAVALVGVGLVVFAVGIGSFPLLLLAFLLIGGGQAANLQSRFAAADLATDASRGRDLSIVVWATTIGAVLGPNLTGPGAVVGDALGMPPLTGPYVFTIIGQTLAIVLYVTALRPDPLLLAQRVVASKDDAAGAIARPDDPRLARYAIFAIAASHGVMVAIMAMTPVHLLHQGASLSIIGLTISLHIAGMYALSPVFGILADRVGRIPAILVGQVILAASLVTASFGQDSPAAVTIALILLGLGWSATTVAGSALLTETSSEAQRTRRQGLSDFTMSMVAAVGAILAGVVLGLIGYGGLALVVGVAVVAVFALAPFATRSSPVSGRAR; from the coding sequence GTGGGTGAGTCGGCGCCGCTGGGCGCCGAGGACCTCGCGCGCATCCAGCGCCGCACCGTCTGGGTGCTCTCGATCGCCCAGGTGCTCGGAGGTCTCGCGTTCGGCGCGACCATCTCGCTCGGGGCGGTGCTCGCTGCCGACATCTCCGGGGACGAGGCGTTCTCCGGGCTCGCCGCAGCTGCCGTCACGTTCGGAACAGCGCTCATCGCGATCCCGTTGGCACGGCTCGCCCGGTCGCGCGGTCGCCGGCTGTCCCTCACGGGCGGCATGGCCGTCGCGCTCGTGGGTGTCGGCCTCGTGGTCTTCGCGGTCGGCATCGGCTCGTTCCCGCTCCTCCTGCTGGCATTCCTCCTGATCGGCGGCGGTCAGGCCGCGAATCTGCAGTCACGGTTCGCGGCGGCCGATCTCGCCACCGACGCATCGCGCGGCCGGGATCTGTCGATCGTCGTGTGGGCGACCACGATCGGCGCCGTCCTCGGCCCCAACCTCACCGGACCGGGCGCGGTCGTCGGAGACGCGCTCGGGATGCCGCCCCTGACCGGTCCGTACGTCTTCACGATCATCGGCCAGACGCTCGCGATCGTCCTGTACGTCACGGCACTGCGGCCGGACCCACTGCTTCTCGCCCAACGCGTGGTCGCGTCCAAGGACGACGCCGCGGGAGCGATCGCCCGGCCGGACGACCCGCGGCTCGCGCGCTATGCGATCTTCGCGATCGCCGCCTCCCACGGCGTCATGGTCGCCATCATGGCCATGACTCCGGTCCACCTTCTGCATCAGGGGGCGAGTCTCAGCATCATCGGCCTGACGATCAGCCTCCACATCGCAGGGATGTACGCCCTGTCGCCGGTGTTCGGCATCCTCGCCGACCGGGTGGGACGAATCCCCGCGATCCTGGTCGGACAGGTGATTCTCGCCGCCTCGCTCGTCACGGCCTCCTTCGGGCAGGACTCGCCCGCGGCCGTGACGATCGCCCTCATCCTGCTGGGCCTGGGCTGGAGCGCGACGACGGTGGCCGGTTCGGCGCTGCTGACGGAAACGTCCTCCGAAGCGCAGCGGACCCGCCGACAGGGCCTCAGCGACTTCACGATGAGCATGGTCGCCGCCGTGGGGGCGATTCTGGCGGGCGTCGTCCTCGGTCTCATCGGCTACGGCGGACTCGCGCTCGTCGTCGGGGTGGCGGTGGTCGCGGTCTTCGCCCTCGCGCCGTTCGCGACGCGCTCGAGTCCGGTCAGCGGCCGAGCGCGCTGA